One window of the Eucalyptus grandis isolate ANBG69807.140 chromosome 8, ASM1654582v1, whole genome shotgun sequence genome contains the following:
- the LOC104450129 gene encoding protein SPA1-RELATED 3 isoform X2 translates to MSSFNRVSFIESASCSDSGSDSLEDGSNSRTEAKDESSSFPQDMHRQKRSENSHYAETPTTIALFGDSCIQSSSIYAAKVSLVEEIGDNKIKDGSTAEQAKENAPPFPMKQVLLMEASWYTSPEEVAGAPSCCASDIYRLGILLFELFCPFSSSEEKCSTMSSLRHRLLPPQLLLKWPKEASFCLWLLHPEPKSRPMMSELLQSQFLNEPRDNLEEREAAMELREKIEEQELLLEFLLLMQQKKQEVADKLQATLSLLCNDIEEVTKQKMVLKNGANSCPELGKEDQTASSLPSHDIVDNDETTSLGSRKRGRPGLLVHNGEECCYDPDDNQKSDAHVDKRDSFLLKSSRLMKNFSKLESAYFLTRYRQLKQSTRPLMKPSPLSSDGKGSVVMTERSSINTAASRERYSEDRKSGWISPFLEGLCKYLSFSKLKVKADLKQGDLLNSSNLVCSLGFDRDGDFFATAGVNKKIKVFECDAILMEDRDIHYPVVEMAGRSKFSSICWNTYIKSQIASSNFEGVVQVWDVTRSQVLREMREHEKRVWSIDFSSADPTLLASGSDDGSVKLWSINQGVSIGTIKTKANVCSVQFPSDSGHSLAFGSADHKIYYYDLRNSRAPLCTLAGHNKTVSYVKFLDSVNLVSASTDNTLKLWDLSVCTSRSNEPPLQSFTGHTNVKNFVGLSVSDGYIATGSETNEVFIYHKAFPMPALSFKFSGTDVLSGPEMDDAAQFISSVCWRGQSSTLVAANSTGNIKILEMV, encoded by the exons ATGTCTTCTTTCAACCGGGTCTCCTTCATAGAATCCGCCTCTTGTTCAGATTCAGGATCTGATTCTTTGGAAGATGGGTCAAATAGCCGGACTGAGGCCAAAGATGAATCCTCTTCCTTTCCCCAGGACATGCATCGGCAGAAAAGAAGTGAGAATTCTCATTACGCGGAAACTCCTACTACCATTGCGCTATTCGGTGATAGTTGTATCCAGTCAAGCTCCATTTATGCGGCCAAAGTTTCATTAGTGGAAGAGATTGGGGACAATAAGATTAAAGATGGAAGCACCGCTGAACAAGCAAAAGAGAATGCCCCACCTTTTCCCATGAAACAGGTGTTGCTCATGGAAGCAAGTTGGTATACTAGCCCTGAGGAGGTTGCTGGGGCCCCTAGTTGCTGTGCGTCAGATATATACCGGTTGGGCATCCTCCTTTTCGAG TTATTTTGTCCATTCAGTTCCAGTGAAGAGAAATGCAGCACGATGTCGAGTCTGAGACAtcggcttcttcctcctcagctgctgctaaaatggccaaaagaGGCTTCGTTTTGCTTATGGCTACTCCATCCAGAGCCCAAAAGTCGACCAATGATGAG CGAATTGTTGCAGAGTCAGTTTCTTAATGAGCCGAGAGATAACCTGGAGGAACGTGAAGCTGCAATGGAGCTCAGAGAGAAAATAGAGGAACAGGAATTGTTGCTGGAGTTTCTCTTGCTGATGCagcaaaaaaaacaagaagtggCTGATAAGTTGCAAGCTACTTTATCTCTTCTTTGTAACGATATTGAAGAAGTAACAAAACAGAAGATGGTTCTGAAGAATGGAGCAAACTCATGCCCAGAACTGGGTAAGGAAGATCAGACAgcttcaagtcttccttcacatGACATTGTCGATAATGATGAAACTACTAGCCTGGGATCTAGAAAGCGAGGCAGACCAGGACTGCTGGTTCATAATGGGGAAGAATGCTGCTATGATCCTGATGATAATCAGAAATCAGATGCTCATGTTGATAAACGAGatagttttcttttgaaaagctCTCGATTGATGAAGAACTTCAGCAAATTGGAGTCGGCATACTTCTTGACTAGATATCGACAGCTCAAGCAATCTACGAGGCCACTGATGAAGCCTTCACCTCTCAGCAGTGATGGTAAAGGTTCTGTTGTAATGACCGAAAGGAGTTCTATCAATACAGCCGCATCAAGAGAGCGATACAGTGAAGATAGAAAGAGTGGATGGATAAGTCCTTTCCTCGAAGGACTTTGCAAGTATCTATCTTTCAGTAAGTTGAAAGTGAAGGCAGACTTGAAACAAGGGGATCTTCTCAACTCATCCAACTTAGTGTGCTCCCTCGGTTTTGATCGAGATGGGGACTTTTTTGCTACAGCTggtgtaaataaaaaaattaaggtgtTTGAGTGCGATGCTATCTTAATGGAAGATCGTGATATCCACTATCCTGTGGTTGAAATGGCCGGTAGGTCGAAATTCAGTAGTATATGCTGGAATACATATATTAAAAGCCAGATTGCTTCGAGTAACTTCGAAGGTGTGGTGCAG GTCTGGGATGTTACAAGAAGTCAGGTCCTCAGGGAAATGAGAGAGCATGAAAAACGAGTTTGGTCCATTGACTTTTCATCTGCAGATCCAACATTGTTGGCTAGTGGCAGTGATGACGGCTCTGTCAAACTTTGGAGTATCAATCAG GGTGTGAGTATCGGTACCATCAAAACCAAGGCAAATGTATGTAGTGTTCAGTTTCCTTCAGATTCTGGCCATTCTCTTGCATTTGGTTCAGCAGATCATAAGATTTATTACTATGATCTCCGTAATTCAAGAGCTCCTTTGTGCACATTAGCTGGACATAACAAGACCGTCAGTTATGTCAAGTTTCTGGATTCAGTGAATCTTGTATCTGCATCCACGGATAACACCTTGAAGCTTTGGGATTTGTCAGTGTGCACATCTCGAAGTAATGAGCCTCCCCTTCAATCATTTACAGGTCACACAAATGTGAAG AACTTTGTTGGCTTGTCAGTTTCTGATGGCTACATAGCAACCGGTTCTGAAACAAATGAG GTCTTCATCTACCACAAGGCTTTCCCTATGCCTGCACTATCATTCAAATTCAGTGGGACAGATGTACTTTCTGGCCCTGAAATGGATGATGCGGCACAGTTCATTTCTTCAGTTTGTTGGCGCGGCCAGTCCTCAACCTTGGTCGCTGCAAATTCCACAGGAAATATAAAGATTTTGGAAATGGTCTAA
- the LOC104450129 gene encoding protein SPA1-RELATED 4 isoform X1, giving the protein MCVLWASCSFGWITMEGSSDSAWHRSDSSRGLSTSNVSGRNLRLLRGERIDFSGDAQQDFAFRKVRDRVLSASADSLRNQAGLSREFEEELTVNPFFRALEWDDVSLRQWLDKPDRQVDEFECLHIFRQIVDIVNVAHSQGVVIQNVRPSCFVMSSFNRVSFIESASCSDSGSDSLEDGSNSRTEAKDESSSFPQDMHRQKRSENSHYAETPTTIALFGDSCIQSSSIYAAKVSLVEEIGDNKIKDGSTAEQAKENAPPFPMKQVLLMEASWYTSPEEVAGAPSCCASDIYRLGILLFELFCPFSSSEEKCSTMSSLRHRLLPPQLLLKWPKEASFCLWLLHPEPKSRPMMSELLQSQFLNEPRDNLEEREAAMELREKIEEQELLLEFLLLMQQKKQEVADKLQATLSLLCNDIEEVTKQKMVLKNGANSCPELGKEDQTASSLPSHDIVDNDETTSLGSRKRGRPGLLVHNGEECCYDPDDNQKSDAHVDKRDSFLLKSSRLMKNFSKLESAYFLTRYRQLKQSTRPLMKPSPLSSDGKGSVVMTERSSINTAASRERYSEDRKSGWISPFLEGLCKYLSFSKLKVKADLKQGDLLNSSNLVCSLGFDRDGDFFATAGVNKKIKVFECDAILMEDRDIHYPVVEMAGRSKFSSICWNTYIKSQIASSNFEGVVQVWDVTRSQVLREMREHEKRVWSIDFSSADPTLLASGSDDGSVKLWSINQGVSIGTIKTKANVCSVQFPSDSGHSLAFGSADHKIYYYDLRNSRAPLCTLAGHNKTVSYVKFLDSVNLVSASTDNTLKLWDLSVCTSRSNEPPLQSFTGHTNVKNFVGLSVSDGYIATGSETNEVFIYHKAFPMPALSFKFSGTDVLSGPEMDDAAQFISSVCWRGQSSTLVAANSTGNIKILEMV; this is encoded by the exons ATGTGTGTTTTGTGGGCTTCATGCAGCTTTGGGTGGATAACCATGGAAGGTTCATCTGATTCTGCTTGGCACAGGTCTGATAGTTCTAGGGGATTAAGTACATCGAATGTCTCGGGCAGGAATCTGAGGTTGCTTCGTGGCGAGAGAATCGATTTTTCGGGTGATGCACAGCAGGATTTTGCTTTTAGAAAGGTAAGAGATCGAGTTCTTTCTGCTTCTGCCGATAGCCTTAGAAATCAAGCCGGATTATCTCGTGAATTCGAGGAGGAGCTAACGGTTAACCCTTTCTTCCGTGCCCTAGAGTGGGATGATGTTAGCTTGAGACAGTGGTTGGACAAACCAGATAGACAAGTGGATGAATTCGAATGTTTGCATATATTTAGGCAAATAGTGGATATAGTGAATGTCGCCCATTCACAAGGAGTTGTCATCCAAAATGTGCGGCCTTCTTGCTTTGTTATGTCTTCTTTCAACCGGGTCTCCTTCATAGAATCCGCCTCTTGTTCAGATTCAGGATCTGATTCTTTGGAAGATGGGTCAAATAGCCGGACTGAGGCCAAAGATGAATCCTCTTCCTTTCCCCAGGACATGCATCGGCAGAAAAGAAGTGAGAATTCTCATTACGCGGAAACTCCTACTACCATTGCGCTATTCGGTGATAGTTGTATCCAGTCAAGCTCCATTTATGCGGCCAAAGTTTCATTAGTGGAAGAGATTGGGGACAATAAGATTAAAGATGGAAGCACCGCTGAACAAGCAAAAGAGAATGCCCCACCTTTTCCCATGAAACAGGTGTTGCTCATGGAAGCAAGTTGGTATACTAGCCCTGAGGAGGTTGCTGGGGCCCCTAGTTGCTGTGCGTCAGATATATACCGGTTGGGCATCCTCCTTTTCGAG TTATTTTGTCCATTCAGTTCCAGTGAAGAGAAATGCAGCACGATGTCGAGTCTGAGACAtcggcttcttcctcctcagctgctgctaaaatggccaaaagaGGCTTCGTTTTGCTTATGGCTACTCCATCCAGAGCCCAAAAGTCGACCAATGATGAG CGAATTGTTGCAGAGTCAGTTTCTTAATGAGCCGAGAGATAACCTGGAGGAACGTGAAGCTGCAATGGAGCTCAGAGAGAAAATAGAGGAACAGGAATTGTTGCTGGAGTTTCTCTTGCTGATGCagcaaaaaaaacaagaagtggCTGATAAGTTGCAAGCTACTTTATCTCTTCTTTGTAACGATATTGAAGAAGTAACAAAACAGAAGATGGTTCTGAAGAATGGAGCAAACTCATGCCCAGAACTGGGTAAGGAAGATCAGACAgcttcaagtcttccttcacatGACATTGTCGATAATGATGAAACTACTAGCCTGGGATCTAGAAAGCGAGGCAGACCAGGACTGCTGGTTCATAATGGGGAAGAATGCTGCTATGATCCTGATGATAATCAGAAATCAGATGCTCATGTTGATAAACGAGatagttttcttttgaaaagctCTCGATTGATGAAGAACTTCAGCAAATTGGAGTCGGCATACTTCTTGACTAGATATCGACAGCTCAAGCAATCTACGAGGCCACTGATGAAGCCTTCACCTCTCAGCAGTGATGGTAAAGGTTCTGTTGTAATGACCGAAAGGAGTTCTATCAATACAGCCGCATCAAGAGAGCGATACAGTGAAGATAGAAAGAGTGGATGGATAAGTCCTTTCCTCGAAGGACTTTGCAAGTATCTATCTTTCAGTAAGTTGAAAGTGAAGGCAGACTTGAAACAAGGGGATCTTCTCAACTCATCCAACTTAGTGTGCTCCCTCGGTTTTGATCGAGATGGGGACTTTTTTGCTACAGCTggtgtaaataaaaaaattaaggtgtTTGAGTGCGATGCTATCTTAATGGAAGATCGTGATATCCACTATCCTGTGGTTGAAATGGCCGGTAGGTCGAAATTCAGTAGTATATGCTGGAATACATATATTAAAAGCCAGATTGCTTCGAGTAACTTCGAAGGTGTGGTGCAG GTCTGGGATGTTACAAGAAGTCAGGTCCTCAGGGAAATGAGAGAGCATGAAAAACGAGTTTGGTCCATTGACTTTTCATCTGCAGATCCAACATTGTTGGCTAGTGGCAGTGATGACGGCTCTGTCAAACTTTGGAGTATCAATCAG GGTGTGAGTATCGGTACCATCAAAACCAAGGCAAATGTATGTAGTGTTCAGTTTCCTTCAGATTCTGGCCATTCTCTTGCATTTGGTTCAGCAGATCATAAGATTTATTACTATGATCTCCGTAATTCAAGAGCTCCTTTGTGCACATTAGCTGGACATAACAAGACCGTCAGTTATGTCAAGTTTCTGGATTCAGTGAATCTTGTATCTGCATCCACGGATAACACCTTGAAGCTTTGGGATTTGTCAGTGTGCACATCTCGAAGTAATGAGCCTCCCCTTCAATCATTTACAGGTCACACAAATGTGAAG AACTTTGTTGGCTTGTCAGTTTCTGATGGCTACATAGCAACCGGTTCTGAAACAAATGAG GTCTTCATCTACCACAAGGCTTTCCCTATGCCTGCACTATCATTCAAATTCAGTGGGACAGATGTACTTTCTGGCCCTGAAATGGATGATGCGGCACAGTTCATTTCTTCAGTTTGTTGGCGCGGCCAGTCCTCAACCTTGGTCGCTGCAAATTCCACAGGAAATATAAAGATTTTGGAAATGGTCTAA
- the LOC104450129 gene encoding protein SPA1-RELATED 3 isoform X3 encodes MCVLWASCSFGWITMEGSSDSAWHRSDSSRGLSTSNVSGRNLRLLRGERIDFSGDAQQDFAFRKVRDRVLSASADSLRNQAGLSREFEEELTVNPFFRALEWDDVSLRQWLDKPDRQVDEFECLHIFRQIVDIVNVAHSQGVVIQNVRPSCFVMSSFNRVSFIESASCSDSGSDSLEDGSNSRTEAKDESSSFPQDMHRQKRSENSHYAETPTTIALFGDSCIQSSSIYAAKVSLVEEIGDNKIKDGSTAEQAKENAPPFPMKQVLLMEASWYTSPEEVAGAPSCCASDIYRLGILLFELFCPFSSSEEKCSTMSSLRHRLLPPQLLLKWPKEASFCLWLLHPEPKSRPMMSELLQSQFLNEPRDNLEEREAAMELREKIEEQELLLEFLLLMQQKKQEVADKLQATLSLLCNDIEEVTKQKMVLKNGANSCPELGKEDQTASSLPSHDIVDNDETTSLGSRKRGRPGLLVHNGEECCYDPDDNQKSDAHVDKRDSFLLKSSRLMKNFSKLESAYFLTRYRQLKQSTRPLMKPSPLSSDGKGSVVMTERSSINTAASRERYSEDRKSGWISPFLEGLCKYLSFSKLKVKADLKQGDLLNSSNLVCSLGFDRDGDFFATAGVNKKIKVFECDAILMEDRDIHYPVVEMAGRSKFSSICWNTYIKSQIASSNFEGVVQVWDVTRSQVLREMREHEKRVWSIDFSSADPTLLASGSDDGSVKLWSINQAILLLHLVDVSFETKRCEYRYHQNQGKCM; translated from the exons ATGTGTGTTTTGTGGGCTTCATGCAGCTTTGGGTGGATAACCATGGAAGGTTCATCTGATTCTGCTTGGCACAGGTCTGATAGTTCTAGGGGATTAAGTACATCGAATGTCTCGGGCAGGAATCTGAGGTTGCTTCGTGGCGAGAGAATCGATTTTTCGGGTGATGCACAGCAGGATTTTGCTTTTAGAAAGGTAAGAGATCGAGTTCTTTCTGCTTCTGCCGATAGCCTTAGAAATCAAGCCGGATTATCTCGTGAATTCGAGGAGGAGCTAACGGTTAACCCTTTCTTCCGTGCCCTAGAGTGGGATGATGTTAGCTTGAGACAGTGGTTGGACAAACCAGATAGACAAGTGGATGAATTCGAATGTTTGCATATATTTAGGCAAATAGTGGATATAGTGAATGTCGCCCATTCACAAGGAGTTGTCATCCAAAATGTGCGGCCTTCTTGCTTTGTTATGTCTTCTTTCAACCGGGTCTCCTTCATAGAATCCGCCTCTTGTTCAGATTCAGGATCTGATTCTTTGGAAGATGGGTCAAATAGCCGGACTGAGGCCAAAGATGAATCCTCTTCCTTTCCCCAGGACATGCATCGGCAGAAAAGAAGTGAGAATTCTCATTACGCGGAAACTCCTACTACCATTGCGCTATTCGGTGATAGTTGTATCCAGTCAAGCTCCATTTATGCGGCCAAAGTTTCATTAGTGGAAGAGATTGGGGACAATAAGATTAAAGATGGAAGCACCGCTGAACAAGCAAAAGAGAATGCCCCACCTTTTCCCATGAAACAGGTGTTGCTCATGGAAGCAAGTTGGTATACTAGCCCTGAGGAGGTTGCTGGGGCCCCTAGTTGCTGTGCGTCAGATATATACCGGTTGGGCATCCTCCTTTTCGAG TTATTTTGTCCATTCAGTTCCAGTGAAGAGAAATGCAGCACGATGTCGAGTCTGAGACAtcggcttcttcctcctcagctgctgctaaaatggccaaaagaGGCTTCGTTTTGCTTATGGCTACTCCATCCAGAGCCCAAAAGTCGACCAATGATGAG CGAATTGTTGCAGAGTCAGTTTCTTAATGAGCCGAGAGATAACCTGGAGGAACGTGAAGCTGCAATGGAGCTCAGAGAGAAAATAGAGGAACAGGAATTGTTGCTGGAGTTTCTCTTGCTGATGCagcaaaaaaaacaagaagtggCTGATAAGTTGCAAGCTACTTTATCTCTTCTTTGTAACGATATTGAAGAAGTAACAAAACAGAAGATGGTTCTGAAGAATGGAGCAAACTCATGCCCAGAACTGGGTAAGGAAGATCAGACAgcttcaagtcttccttcacatGACATTGTCGATAATGATGAAACTACTAGCCTGGGATCTAGAAAGCGAGGCAGACCAGGACTGCTGGTTCATAATGGGGAAGAATGCTGCTATGATCCTGATGATAATCAGAAATCAGATGCTCATGTTGATAAACGAGatagttttcttttgaaaagctCTCGATTGATGAAGAACTTCAGCAAATTGGAGTCGGCATACTTCTTGACTAGATATCGACAGCTCAAGCAATCTACGAGGCCACTGATGAAGCCTTCACCTCTCAGCAGTGATGGTAAAGGTTCTGTTGTAATGACCGAAAGGAGTTCTATCAATACAGCCGCATCAAGAGAGCGATACAGTGAAGATAGAAAGAGTGGATGGATAAGTCCTTTCCTCGAAGGACTTTGCAAGTATCTATCTTTCAGTAAGTTGAAAGTGAAGGCAGACTTGAAACAAGGGGATCTTCTCAACTCATCCAACTTAGTGTGCTCCCTCGGTTTTGATCGAGATGGGGACTTTTTTGCTACAGCTggtgtaaataaaaaaattaaggtgtTTGAGTGCGATGCTATCTTAATGGAAGATCGTGATATCCACTATCCTGTGGTTGAAATGGCCGGTAGGTCGAAATTCAGTAGTATATGCTGGAATACATATATTAAAAGCCAGATTGCTTCGAGTAACTTCGAAGGTGTGGTGCAG GTCTGGGATGTTACAAGAAGTCAGGTCCTCAGGGAAATGAGAGAGCATGAAAAACGAGTTTGGTCCATTGACTTTTCATCTGCAGATCCAACATTGTTGGCTAGTGGCAGTGATGACGGCTCTGTCAAACTTTGGAGTATCAATCAGGCAATTCTACTTTTGCACTTGGTGGATGTCAGCTTTGAAACTAAAC GGTGTGAGTATCGGTACCATCAAAACCAAGGCAAATGTATGTAG